One window of Trichomycterus rosablanca isolate fTriRos1 chromosome 2, fTriRos1.hap1, whole genome shotgun sequence genomic DNA carries:
- the ptdss1b gene encoding phosphatidylserine synthase 1: MASTHGCRTLSKDDANYKLHFRMMNEQQVEDITIEFFYKPHTITLLTFTVISIMYFAFTRNDADPDNNLRVGLILVVSFFLVISVLAFPNGPFTRPHPAIWRMVFGLSVIYFLFLVFLIFLNWEQIKILMYWLDPNLKYATREADVMEYAVNCHMITWERILSHFDIFAFGHFWGWAMKALLIRSYGLCWTISITWELTELIFMHLLPNFAECWWDQVILDILLCNGGGIWLGMTVCRFLEIRTYHWASIKDIHSTTGKLKRAVLQFTPASWTYVRWFDPKSSFQRVAGIYLFMIIWQLTELNTFFLKHIFVFQASHPLSWGRILFIGIITAPTVRQYYAYLTDTQCKRVGTQCWVFGAIAFLEALACIKFGQDLFSKTQVMYVVLWLVCMAFFTFLCLYGMVWYEQNYVVRLKSTSDCEDSSFIDSCGYIPETSKAETNYSQSSRRRKGGLGRNKANGTNGKQ, from the exons ATGGCATCAACACATGGCTGTCGAACTCTTAGTAAAGATGACGCCAATTACAAACTTCATTTTCGGATGATGAACGAGCAACAAGTGGAGGACATCACCATCGAGTTCTTCTACAAGCCACACACCATCACCTTACTGACGTTCACTGTCATCAGTATCATGTACTTCGCTTTCACCAG gaATGATGCAGATCCTGACAACAACCTGCGAGTGGGCCTCATCCttgttgtttctttctttctggttATCAGTGTCCTCGCTTTCCCAAATG ggcCATTTACCAGGCCACACCCAGCTATATGGCGGAtggtttttg GTCTTAGTGTCATTTACTTCCTGTTTTTGGTGTTTCTTATCTTCCTTAACTGGGAGCAAATAAAGATCCTAATGTACTGGCTGGATCCCAATTTAAAATATGCAACACGTGAGGCTGATGTTATG GAATATGCCGTGAATTGTCACATGATCACATGGGAGCGCATCCTCAGTCACTTTGACATCTTTGCTTTTGGTCACTTCTGGGGCTGGGCCATGAAGGCTCTGCTCATTCGCAGCTATGGACTCTGCTGGACAATCAGCATTACATGGGAACTGACAGAG CTGATCTTCATGCACCTTCTGCCTAATTTTGCTGAGTGTTGGTGGGATCAGGTCATTCTTGACATTCTCTTGTGTAATGGAGGTGGCATCTGGCTTGGCATGACTGTGTGCCGCTTTTTGGAAATACGCACTTACCACTGGGCCAGTATTAA GGACATCCACAGCACCACAGGAAAGCTCAAGCGTGCTGTACTGCAGTTTACTCCAGCCAGCTGGACCTATGTGCGCTGGTTTGACCCCAAATCCTCGTTTCAGAGGGTGGCAGGCATTTACCTCTTTATGATCATCTGGCAG CTTACAGAACTAAACACATTCTTCCTAAAGCACATCTTCGTGTTCCAGGCCTCTCACCCCCTTAGCTGGGGCCGAATCCTCTTTATCGGAATCATCACTGCCCCCACTGTGCG ACAATACTATGCATACCTTACAGACACTCAGTGCAAAAGAGTTGGAACTCAGTGTTGGGTGTTTGG AGCCATCGCCTTCTTGGAAGCTCTGGCATGTATTAAGTTTGGACAGGACCTGTTCTCCAAAACACAAGTCATGTATGTGGTGCTCTGGCTTGTATGTATG GCATTCTTTACATTTCTGTGCCTGTATGGCATGGTGTGGTATGAGCAGAACTATGTTGTAAGGCTAAAG AGCACGTCCGATTGTGAAGATAGCAGTTTCATTGACTCCTGTGGCTATATACCTGAAACAAGTAAAG CTGAAACCAATTACTCACAGTCAAGCCGGCGGAGAAAAGGAGGCTTAGGAAGGAACAAAGCTAATGGAACAAATGGCAAACAATAG